From Vigna unguiculata cultivar IT97K-499-35 chromosome 5, ASM411807v1, whole genome shotgun sequence, the proteins below share one genomic window:
- the LOC114183897 gene encoding UDP-glycosyltransferase 79B30-like gives MIRMDASSLHIAMFPWFAMGHLTPYLHLSNKLAKRGHKISFFIPRRTQSKLEQFNLFPHLITFYPINVPHVEGLPHGAETTSDVPFSLAPLIMTAMDRTERDIELLLNQLKPQIVFFDFTYWLPSITSRLGIKSILNLIINPATISYTTVPERMNHKGTLTELDLMQPPLGYPVSSIKLHAHEAKLLASMRNLEYGSGIQFYDRVYGCLTSSDAIAFKGCREIEGPYVDYLAEQFGKPVLLSGPVIPEPPNTVLEEKWSAWLGRFKDGSVVFCALGSEWKLPHDQFLELLLGLELTGLPFLVVLKVPIGFETIEAALPEGFKERVKGRGIVDSGWIQQQLILEHPSVGCFITHCGTGSLTEALVNKCQMVLLPQLGGDHVINARMMGSNLKVGVEVEKDGEDGLFRKENVSKTVKIVMDEENEIGREVKKNHAKWRNFLIRHDLESICIDDFCQKLQDLLK, from the coding sequence ATGATAAGAATGGATGCATCTTCTTTGCATATAGCAATGTTTCCATGGTTTGCCATGGGACATTTAACACCTTATCTCCACCTCTCCAACAAATTAGCAAAAAGAGGACACAAAATCTCCTTCTTCATCCCTAGAAGAACCCAATCCAAGTTAGAGCAATTCAACCTCTTTCCACATCTCATCACCTTTTACCCTATCAATGTTCCTCATGTTGAAGGCCTTCCTCATGGTGCAGAAACCACTTCCGATGTGCCTTTCTCCTTAGCTCCACTCATTATGACAGCTATGGATCGCACCGAGAGGGATATAGAGCTTCTCCTCAATCAACTAAAACCGCAAATTGTTTTCTTTGACTTCACATATTGGCTACCAAGCATTACTTCCCGTTTGGGGATCAAATCCATTCTAAACTTGATCATTAACCCTGCCACAATATCTTACACAACAGTCCCTGAAAGGATGAACCACAAAGGTACCTTAACTGAACTTGATCTTATGCAACCCCCTCTTGGTTACCCCGTATCATCGATCAAACTTCATGCACATGAAGCTAAGCTCCTTGCTTCTATGAGGAACTTAGAATATGGTAGCGGTATTCAATTTTATGATCGCGTCTATGGTTGTCTAACATCATCAGATGCAATTGCATTCAAAGGTTGTAGAGAAATTGAGGGGCCTTATGTTGACTACCTTGCTGAGCAGTTTGGGAAGCCTGTTCTCCTTTCGGGTCCTGTCATACCTGAGCCACCCAACACTGTTTTAGAGGAAAAATGGAGTGCATGGCTTGGAAGGTTCAAGGATGGTTCTGTGGTTTTCTGTGCACTTGGAAGTGAATGGAAATTACCACATGATcagttccttgagttgttgtTGGGTCTTGAACTTACAGGGCTTCCATTTTTGGTAGTTCTAAAAGTCCCTATTGGGTTTGAGACAATTGAAGCTGCACTGCCAGAAGGGTTTAAGGAAAGGGTTAAGGGGAGAGGGATTGTTGACAGTGGTTGGATACAACAACAATTGATTTTGGAACACCCATCGGTGGGTTGTTTCATAACACACTGTGGAACTGGTTCATTAACTGAGGCATTGGTAAATAAGTGTCAAATGGTGTTACTGCCACAACTTGGTGGTGACCATGTCATCAATGCAAGGATGATGGGTAGTAACTTGAAAGTTGGGGTTGAAGTGGAGAAAGATGGAGAAGATGGTTTGTTCAGAAAGGAGAATGTGAGTAAAACCGTGAAGATTGTGATGGATGAGGAGAATGAGATTGGCAgagaagttaaaaaaaatcatgcaaAATGGAGGAATTTCTTGATAAGGCATGATTTAGAGTCAATTTGCATTGATGACTTTTGTCAAAAACTTCAAGATTTGCTcaaataa